Within Candidatus Thiopontia autotrophica, the genomic segment TGGACATGTAACGCTGCAGATGGGAGAGCGTTCACGTCTCTCTGATTATGCAATTACGGTGTTATAGAGAGGTGTGCAGATATCATTTGATGCCGGGATGATGTGGTAGTAATGATCACAGATAATTTGTTTAATCTCGTGGCATGTCATAACTGTGATCTACTTCACAAGGTGGACACTCGGGAGGCGGTTGGCCACATGGTGCGCTGCACTCGCTGCGGAACGGTACTGCAGCGCTCAACGAAAGACTCACTAAATCGAACCCTGGCTTTTGGCATATCTGGCCTGGTACTATTTATTGTGGCCAATATGTTTCCAGTTATATCCATTCAGGCCAATGGAAACCTTTATGAGAGCACGTTGTTATCAGGGGTAATGGCTCTCTATCATGACGGGATGTGGGGGCTGACGATCCTGGTTTTATTGACCAGTATTGTCGCGCCACTGTTATATCTGTCTGCGCTTGTCTATCTGTTATTGCCGTTATGTATGGGCCGTGTCGCATGGCAATCAAAAAAAATATTTCGTAGCTTGACTCTTGTTGGGCAGTGGGAAATGGTTGGTGTGTACATTATTGGAAGCATGATATCCATTGTAAGGCTTGAAGATATCTCTGCTGCTGCACCTGGAGTTGCCATTTTTGCCCTGGGAGGAGTAATGTTTTCTGTGGCCGCAGTCAGAACAACAATTAATCCGGATGAAATCTGGAGGAGCCTGGAGAGGGGATCTTTGAAGGCAGGTAATAACTGATGGATGATTCTCCTACAGCACTACAGCACTCACTGGTGCAGTGTCATGTATGCGGCAGGGTGACAAGATTGGATTCGGTAGATAATGGGAAAGAGGGCGCCTTTTGTCCCCGTTGTGATACTTCGCTGCGTGCAAATATCCGGACCGGACTATTGCGTAGCTGGACACTTGTGGTTACAGCATCAGTTTTTTATGTTTTCGCCAACATCTATCCAATTATAACGGTTAAGCGTTTTGGCAGGGGAGAGCCGGATACTATTATCAGCGGTGTCTCTCATCTTATTGAAGAGGAAATGTATCTTCTGGCAGTGGTTATCTTTGTTGCCAGTATTGTCGTTCCGTTGATGAAACTGCTAACATTAACTTATCTGCTCATATCAGTTGGTTATTCTTCAACCAGGAGACGAATAGAGCGAACCAGAATGTATCGAATAATTGAAGGTATTGGGCACTGGTCAATGGTAGATATATTTGTACTCGCTACTCTTGTCGCACTTGTCGATTTGGGCTACCTCGCCACAGTCCATGCTGGCTTGGGGGCTGTTTTTTTTGCTCTGGTTATTGTCACCTCCAGATTTGCTGTATGGAGCTTTAATCCCAAGCTGATCTGGAGCAGAGGAAACAGAGCATAATGACAGAAGAAGAGAAACAAAAATTATTTGATGATATTCCGGATGCATTGCTGGAGCGGCGTCGCGGATTCTCGATTATCTGGGTAATCCCTTTGATTGTCGTGTTGATGGCGGGCTGGTTGACGGTAACAACAATAAGTGAGTATGGGCCAGAAATTTCCATCACCTTTCAAAACGGTGATGGGCTTGAGGTAGGAAAAACCCGTATTCGATACAAAAATATTGAGGTTGGTATTGTTGAACATGTGAGGTTTAGCGACGATAAAAGAGAGGTTATTGTCGAGGCCAGAATGGATAAGGGGACGAAGTCATTCTTGGGTAGCGGAGCCAAATTCTGGATTGTCAGGCCACAAATATCTCTGCGTGAGGTTTCAGCCTTGGGGACGCTTTTCTCTGGATCGTATATTGCACTTATCCCTGGAGATGGATCTCCCCAGGAAGAGTTTGCAGGGCTGGAGCAACCACCAATTTCAACTGCTGAAACATCAGGACGCAAGTTTGTGTTGAGAACTGCAAATCTCAACTCCATAGAGGCAGGCACACCAGTCTATTTCCGTGGCATTCATGTGGGTGATGTTCTCAGTTACAAACTTGCCGATGACAACAGTATTTTGGTACATATATTT encodes:
- a CDS encoding paraquat-inducible protein A; translation: MITDNLFNLVACHNCDLLHKVDTREAVGHMVRCTRCGTVLQRSTKDSLNRTLAFGISGLVLFIVANMFPVISIQANGNLYESTLLSGVMALYHDGMWGLTILVLLTSIVAPLLYLSALVYLLLPLCMGRVAWQSKKIFRSLTLVGQWEMVGVYIIGSMISIVRLEDISAAAPGVAIFALGGVMFSVAAVRTTINPDEIWRSLERGSLKAGNN
- a CDS encoding paraquat-inducible protein A, which codes for MDDSPTALQHSLVQCHVCGRVTRLDSVDNGKEGAFCPRCDTSLRANIRTGLLRSWTLVVTASVFYVFANIYPIITVKRFGRGEPDTIISGVSHLIEEEMYLLAVVIFVASIVVPLMKLLTLTYLLISVGYSSTRRRIERTRMYRIIEGIGHWSMVDIFVLATLVALVDLGYLATVHAGLGAVFFALVIVTSRFAVWSFNPKLIWSRGNRA